TGGCCCCTCTCCGCGCCCGCCCAAATATGTATTCATTATATTTATGGCACAATTTTGCTTTCAAAAGGAGGGGAACCAAAAGAAACACTTGTACCCTGGGCCCGGGGACCCGACTGACAAGCGGAATATCTTTTTTCTCGCGATCGATCCAAGGAACCAGCGAACAATCGAACGGACGATCGGCGATCGATGGATTGGTTACTCCGCCGAATAGATCACTCAAGCGAAATGAATTATTGATGGCCCGATCGGCAAAAGGGTAGGGAAAATCACACACAAAAACGCATTGCTGCAGCCGAGAGATGAAATGTAACCAGAGCTTTGACTTAATGTGGCAGCTCAACCAGATCGATATGTCCATACAACCGAATCGATCGAAACTGCTCAAGTTTTGTGACTTTGTCAAGTCCTCCTCCTGCTTGCGCTGATCATTTGTGATATATTGTTTCGGTAGCAGTTTGTTAAACGtgatcaatttttaattacccatcatcatcatcatccatCCGAAGGCATCCATCGGTCGGTGATCGGTGATCGCTCGATTGTCGTATCAATCGCACCGCACAGAATGTAACTCGGACGTTTGTCGCATGTCATTCAACGATTTATGCCCCGAGCGACTTTAATAAATGTGTCTTTGCCGCTTTTGGCCCCAGCATCGTTGCAACCTAGTACCTCGGCTCCCTTCCTTCGCTGATTGAGGCGACTTCGTCCCTGGTGATGTGGCGCCGTTGTCGGCTCCCCAAACCCCCAAACCTCCATCCCTCCATCCAGTTCCCCATTTGGAGCGTGTGTGcgcaaaatgtttaattagtttttgtcTAATTAACACTTGGGACATGGCGAAAGCGACTGGAGTCGTGTGCCACCAAAGGCGTGAAGATCAAAAGGTAAACAAGCATCATCGATCTTAGGAGCATGTGAAGGAAAGTTGAGTCCGCAGAATGCCATTGGGGTATTAATTCAAATGTCTTGGGAACTTAGTTCACTTTCATTGGacccaaattaattaatttcatagCAAATTacgaaaaaatttttaataattgtaagAAGTTTTAATgcttattaaaataacattaatgTTAGGAAGTAAACGGCAAAAAAGTATGTTAGGAAGTAACGGCAAAAAAAGGTAAGGAAATCAAAAGAATCTAAGAGGTAAAAGTACACTTTAGTtggaaaactacaaaattgTGGTCACTGAATAGGCCACAGAAACCTTATATGtcaaaaaccatttaaaaaagtacTGTCCTTTAGAAACGTTTAAACATTAAGTAAAAAGTAGTATAGCTTAATGTCAAGTCATCATAAATGTGAGTTCTTCTTGAGTGTAGAGTCAGTCACACCCTTTTCCTTgtctaaagtattttttagtCAAAAAAGCATGCTACCTTGCAGTTCAACTTTTGCAATCCTCTGTTTAAACCTGGATCATGGCCGCCGGACCAACAACATAATTTCTTGGTCTGCACACGCCCATTTTGCCACCAGAATTCCACAGCGTCCAAGTTTCGAAGGTTCCGAGTTGGCGAGCCCTTAGGCAGCGCACAAATTAAGGTGAACGCCCACAGCACGCGCCGGCAGAAAAAGTAGGGATAGGGAGCCAAGAACCCGAGAACCGAGGACCAGGAACCTAAGCAGCCAAGCTGGCTGCCAAAACTCCAGTGGAAATATTTGCCACTTGAGTTGCGGTGGATCCCCTTTTCCTCCTCTCGCCGCGATTGCCACTTGAAGTTCTTGGCGCGcgcgtttatttattttggtgcGGGGCGCAgagcaacaaattaaaaagtaattctCAGGCGCAGCATAATTAGCTGCTAAGTGACACTAATGGGGCCGCAGTTGCACTGCCCCAAAAAGTCTCCCCCTTTGCCCGCCCATCCTCGTGTCCCTGCCCGAACTTGATGCACTTTTTCCACTTTTCGGCGGGTCGTTGTGTGTGGGCAACGTGAAGTTCCCGAGATGGTGAGTGAGTTTTCGTTGGTTTAGCTAAttgagttttgtttttcggGCCAGCGGTCCACATGGCCACTTGGCTCCCTTGTGGCTGCCAAGTTGAGTTGGCCCAGTAATTGATGGGCCTGCTGAAAGCAGGGGTCTTGGTAGTGGGGAGATCTAGAAACTGCTAGAAAATCGGGGTTGCCTTGCAACAGTTGACAGGCAAGTCAGCTTATTTTCCCCATACCCTACGCAGCTACACCTAAGAAGAAACTTGACCAGAAATGGTAAGCATACAACTCGAATTTACTTGACCTGTTATTCCCAATCCCGTCACAAGTTCCGTCAGGGTAAGCACAAGCTGAGCTCTGGCAGCGTATCCTCAAAAAATCCGGATGAGTCCGTCTCAAGTAAAGATCGCAGCAATAAAGTCACCAAAGACAAATTCGAAGAGGACCAACCCAGAAAGTTCTGTAGACGTAGATGTTTTGTAGAGAGTTCCGGACATGTTGAATACCGCAATGGCAGGAACGCTAAAGAGAAGGTTTTCAAAACAAGCTTCAATCACAAGGAGCAAAGTTATCAGTCAAAGACCGAAGACTTTTCGGATGAAAAGGTCGAAGATGTACCCCAAGATGTAGAATACATATCTAGTGAACAGGACGAGATGCACTCTGGGTCTCATATCAGCCATCAGTCCACTGACTGTTCTAAAAGCTTTAGCCAAATCTATAGCGAAATCTTCGAGGAGTCCAAGGAACGACAAGAAAAAGCAGAGCGCGCATGTCGGGCCTACAACATAAACAAATCTAAACTGCGTAGGACCCTTGAAGTGTGTGGGTCTGGGGGTCCGGGAAGTGGAAACTATGAGAGCAGCTGGGAATCGGAGTACTCTAGCAAGTTGACAAAGAGTTCCCAGGAATATGACAATCTATCGGTACAAGGACAGCTCCAGAGCATAAATGGCAGTCAGGAGAAAGATTCCCTTATCCAtgagaaaaaaatatctaaaaatcaTAGACTAAAGCGTTCCAAAATACCTGTAAATAAACCAGAGCATAAGCACAGGTGGAGTTCGCACAGAAACCAAGAATCGAAGAAACTCTGTTCTCATCGGCCGGAAAGTATGTGTTCTGCTGATAGTTCTTTCGTGTCCAAGCACGAGTGTTCAGGGTTTAGCTTTAGCTCGGTATGCTCCAGATCAAGAAAATACCATTCTGAGGACTACAGCGCAGTTGTGACTGATGGGTCCGATTACCCTGCAGACGGCAGAGGTGACTCGAGCACGGGAATTCCCACTACTGCGACATCGCAATCCCGCTCACAAAGAGATTATCTTTCGAGCGGCAGCACACGCCATCGTCTTCATCATCATAATCGTCGCCAGAGAAGTGTGCCCAAGACGTATCAAGATCGTGGAAATAGTCCCATTAACATCAAGACAAGGCGAAAAACGCACGACTACCACGAACTTTGCAGCGAAATTGGCACCGAAAAAGTGAGGAAGGGTTTGCTTGGCCGATCAAGTGCCTCTGTTGGGGTGCAATATCCCAGTGAAGATGAAATCGAGGATCAAAATTCGGAGCAATGTCTTCCAATCGAGTTTGATAGTCATGAAGACTGCTTGCTGAGCGCTAAAGAAATGAAAGTAATGAGCACCATTAATAGTGGAAAAAAACCTTTTCAGGATATCGAGATCAGCAATATAGATCATCGTAGTGTGACCACTGAAGAGGATCTAGATATGTACGATGATGAGCTAACTGATAACGTGGATCTCGAGTTATACGATAAAGAAGAAGCATATAATGATGAATATAGCCATGACACCGAGATAAACGATGAAAAGAAAGACCTTTCTGATGAATATGAtcaatttggccaaaaaccaGACGACGAAGTGGTAAGTATGTTTCACAACAATGGAAATAGTTTACTTATAGACTAGGAATACCTCTCCCAGGAATATATTAAAAGTGATCAAGAATTGAGCACTGAATATGAACAAGATTTATCTTTAGGCCAACAAGAAATCTTCGATAAAGAGTCAGAGCAGTCCAAGAAAAGTGCTGAAGTTAAGCCCAAAAGCCCCCTGAGTCTTAAGATATACAATGCTGATGAGGCCCTGATGGAGATTCCCGAGGACTTTGAGGGCTCTGCGGTTGTTCTGGACGACGATGCTGACTTCCTGGACATCACGCTGACCGATGATGAGGAGCAGATCCGGGCCAAGTTAATGGCGGCAGCGCTAACCACCAGAAGGAGTGGCTGCTCCATCAGCGCCTCCAGCGGTCTTAAGTCCCGTCGCTCCACTGAGTCACGGTCCAGCATCCTCAGCTACAAGCCCAGTGTGATCTTCACTCGCCGATCGGAGGTGATTGAGGATGAAAATGTTCCCAGGCGGAACAATCGAGTTGCGCTCCTGGCCGAGCAAGTTCTGCGGAGCGTTTCCAAGTCCCACACAGAGGAACCCGAATGGCAACCCTTGATGGAGCAGGTCTCCGACCCAGAGCTTAATAAGCAACCATTGGCGGAGAGGGAGTTGTTTAAAAAGTTCACCAGCGACCTGACAGACAGTGGAACCCCACTTTGCGTGGACCGACAGTTGCTTTCCAAGGAATTCAATAAAAAGCTGCAGCGCCAGCTAAAATCAATTGTGGAGACTTTCCAATGAATTTTTTGAGtgcatatatatttgtatttataactATGTGACATTGAATATAACTCGAAACTTGTTATCTGCACACCACATGGAATAATTAAGTACTGGTAAAGTGATAAGGTATGTGGTTAAAGCAAGTATTTGGatttttataaagtatatacattctAAATCAGTCTAGATTCTATGAAGTATATACATTAATCGTTCGCATAAAAACACGACAACAGCAATGAGCTATAAGCATACATAGGATATTTTAAACACTAAGTTACACAAactttttaagtttgttattCAAGAGtgtataaattatttacaacAAGACAGGAATCAAACTTTGGCAAGGCAAAGTTTttacacccttgcagctattgcaaaaagtAAATGTTCTTGAAAACACTTAAATCCCGatttatatgcatatatgtttaaaaacattgaagctatgatgatttagagctcaattattcgatagttcctatggcagctatattatatcgttttccgatttgaattaaattaaaattgtaaatctgAACTATCAAAAATGTTACTATTTCcaaaagaattatttaaaaaaattcaaaaataaataacttaatttaaaaaaaaatatttttttttaatattccgattgtttctatgggagctatatgatattgtcgtccgatttaaaaaaaatttaaaccttaCTTGAATTATAGAATCGTTACAACGTatcgaagaattaaaaataaattttaaaacagcaaagatataatttttgttcatttatttatccgattgttccaatgggagctttgtgctatagtcgtctgattcaGCTCGttcctgcaaaagaaagacaacttttgggaatgtttcgtgcagatagctttaaaacagaggactagtttgcgtataaatgggcagacggacatggctagatcgacacTCCTACTGATGCtggtcaagaatatatatactttatacggtcggagatgtctccttcactgagttgcaaacttctgtatgaaattataataccctctgcaagagtataaaaacTAAGGTTGCAAAATCCACAAAGCTTTgaataagtatttatttaaattgttttccttGCCCCGCAAGCATAAAACACAAGGGTGGTCTTATGTTAAAGTGCCTTAAAGCTATACTATATTTATGTATctggaataaaattaaaaaaaatataatttatataaattgacaaacatattaaaattcattataaATAGTTGTGTATAGCCCCAAATTCTCATAACATATTTCCTATGGTGTATTTTTCTCCGGGAATGGAATGGCTTGGAATTGAGTAGGGGATTGGGTCTGGTTGTGGAAACTACTTGAAACTTTCAGCGGCATGGCATGGCCGCCCGGCAGTCTGCTGGTTCGGTTTTCTTCGGCTGTGCTCTGGGTCCTAGGCCGAGGTGCATAAATCAACTTTAGTGCTGGCCAAGTGTCTTGCTGAAGGGCGCAGCTCTCGAGTGGAATCTAGGGCTGGAGCATTTGCCCCGCCCCCTGGCGCAGAGCATAATTAGCCCGTGGCTACTGTTAGTCTGCTCGTGCACTTGCGTCCGCCTCCCACCGCCCTTTTCCCGCCCCTCGAGATGGCCATTCATTTTCCCGACACATACTAAATATGCTGCAGTTGTTTACATGATCGATCAGGGATCGGATCCCTGGGATCGGGCCTATGCTCGCCTGCATGCTCGGGATGCACCTAATTGCTAACCAAACACCACTGCAGGCGcgcaaatattgttttaaggcACATCAACGTATTTCACCTGCCTAATGCCTAATGCCTAATGCCCAATGTCTGATCCACGGACTGGTGGCACTCGGATCGATTGAGTGGGTGTATTTTTGGGGAAATGTTTCTGTGTTCATTCCCTACTTTTTCCCATAATGAAGTGCGTCTGgatatgtttataatttacGATACAGTGCAGTGCCTATTTGTGGTTTCGGAATTGAAGGTAGGGTTGGGCGTGTTTTTGTTGTGTCACGAAATTAATACAATCAACACAATGTGGCCTTGTTGAAAGCACATCTTTTACGCCAATtcaattctattttttaatcaatttcgAAAGAAATCGATGTGAATCGCTATGACTGAAGGGAGtagaaataaaatctttaatttaagatttcaaACCTTACATCTAAACAACCTGAGTATAtatctaaattatttatatattctttcaaaaaatcacttaaagtaataaaatgatttattatattttacatttatttatttaatttaaaatgtgtgtCATGCATTAGTTTAAAAGTATTCCTTGTAGTGTCGGGATACTAAGTAAATCAAGTGAATACAAATTAGTCCGTTTTTTTACCCCTAATTCCATAAATTTTATCAGTTTAAAGAGGTatcaataaattcaaatgattCATTTTACACAAgaaaaatttccatttttaaatattttaaaattatattggtCGTTCTTAATAGAAGTGCTTcttcaaaatgaaataaactgAAAGTATTTTAAACACAGATAAATGATTTGTAACAAAGCAAAAGTGAAATCTGTTTCTAATCCAATATGCCAATAGATACGATATATCGCAATCTAACCAATTTCCCACATGCGCTCTGCCCACAAGGTCCGATTAGCCCACGTGACTTTTCGTGGTCATCAGGTGAGCGCGCACGGCATAATTTAGACAATTTAGacaatttattgtgaaaaaTGCACTCAATTTATATGACTTGATTATATTTGCCTTCTTTCCTGCCGGTCGCTGTCGAATGGCTGTGTTTGCTTAAGTCGCCGCATGCCGCACAGATCCATGACATTGGCTGGGACTCGGACATGGCCTAAACAAGACTGCGACAACAACACCCAGCGGATTGGATGACGATGATGGAGAGATGGAGGGATGGAGGGATGGGGGGGATGAACGGCTCGAGGCGCACCCCACGCCAATTTATTAAAGCCAACACCAGGGAAAAGTGGCCGAGTGGCACAGGTTCTCCTGGGCCTATTCGGTATGAAAAATTGCACGAAACTGCAAAGGCGCATATGCAAAATGCATAAttcatttaacattttgtaaatCATTTGTTTGAATAGCACGATGACGGTGATGCGCGGCTAGCTCCCAGGGTCCTCCGATCCTCCGATCTACCGAACCTCCAAAGGTTCGATCACCGGTCCCTGCAACAACCTGCCGCGGCCCAGCTCCTCTTGGTCAACAGTTAAGCTATTCGTCTGCCCTGACAAATCGAGAATTGAGTCGACCGGAGTGGACTCTGGGCGAGCCTGGGACTCTGGCAAGGGGATCTGGCTCCAGTCCTCAGTTTCAGTCCAATCCTGCTGCAGCAACACAATGGCCATGACGGTGCGCAAATATAATTTCACAACTGTCTGCACATGCTCCAAACGAAACGAGGCACAACGCAAAGGTGAAGCTGCATCGCGAGAAATGAGTGAGGAATATTAACTATAGTTTTTAAGTTCtactttttataaacaaattggAATAGTTTAAGGTCCtgctatgttttttttttaatttcggaaTTAACAGTTCTTCTTTCTGTGTTAATCCTATTggaatgaattttaatttcggCAGACGAGATTTaagtataataaatttttcaacaaaGAAATGATTCGTCCGATAAAAAGACTTTATTCTGTTTTACTTTAATACAAGAAGAAACATTATAGTCAAATGCCctgactattagatacccttTTTGTGGCTAACGAAATTCAAATGGAATAggttttaggtggcgccatctaccCCAGATTTTCATGTAtgttaataacttttaaaataatagttcgGTTTGATAGACTTTTTTATGAGTCGATAGTTATTGACGGAATAAACATATAGAACTTTGTGACTGAGTGACTTGACAGACTTTACCGATTTGTGGTCGTAGGAGTGACCGTAGTTACATTTGTAACTAAACTAATTCTCGACGTTTgggacggacggacaaacagacaaaaaatcaaaataaaaaacttcaaaaaacttaaaatgtatGGCCGttctttttaaagttttaaagattaaagtttttgttttggtagcCGAATACCAATCCTTAGGTCGGAAACGCATCTACCTgttacaatataccctttttttATACGAGTAACTGGTATAATTATAACACCACAGTGATTTCCCAATTTTTcagaaacttttaaatatttgctttcaaCTACAAAGCCATTTCTCTCAGTGCCGCAGCGAGACGAAAGCAACAGTGTGCAAAGCATAAAAAGAGCTCAGCCATAAGTCACAACGCCGCAACGACTTTTCAGCTTGGGATAatcctttttattattatttgtatttgcctCATCTTTTTGCCTTTGATTCCTGTGAAATTTGCATGCGTTGGGATTCCGATACCGTTTCCACCCCGATCCCGACCCAGTCCCAATCCAAAgtccgatcccgatcccgatcccgatcctcCAACGAGCTAATTTCGTTTTGTGTGcgaatattgaaaaattacaaaacttttaatgcGAGTGGGGCGAAGGGATTTGGATAGTATGGGCTCCAGCTGGACCCTTCCATTGAGATTTCTTGGGAACCCAGTTTCTGGCCGGTACTGTCTGTAATTTTAATGATCCTCCACTGACATCGTAACTCAATAAGTCTGCCCAGTCGCGATCGCTCCAGACAGACAGTCTGGGATCTGCTTGGCTTTCCCAGCCCAATAATTTATCATCTTTGGTTGCACTTCGAAAAGTAATTAAGGTTTCTCCCAGCTCGCGTGTGGTCGGTGGATGGGGAATGCGGCATTGGGTGTGTTGCCAGCCAAAACTATTGTAAGTCGAGTGTGGcgttaaatttttgattaaaaaactattagcCAAGTGTAAAAATTATCGTTAATGTGCTGTGTGGTGGTGCCAATGCGTCTGCGCCGTGTCCAAGCTGttccaatatttttatttatcgtTTGTGTTCTTACTATTGTTGTTCCACAGACGAAATGTTGAGTTGCGTGGCTTCTTGGGCTAGATAACACTAGGTTACAAAATAccaaatttagaaaaaattaaagttacaaATGAATATGCGACTCATAGAATTCCCGCGTTGCTCTACTCATGGTTTCAAAAGGCAAGTAGTTTACTATACTTTTGTGTTTAAAGACTAATAGTCTACTAAAAAATAGTTCATCTCTTTGAATACCTTGAAGAAATATggctaaataaaattagcttgtttaataataatagagATGTTCGTGGAGCGCTTCTTATATCTTTCTTTTGTTAACTagtgttttaaagtttttgtttttgcggcGCGTTGATCAAAGTGTTGAAATGAATAGAATTTTGAACATGAAAAATTAGCTGGCATGAGAGAATTCCTCAAAAGATtggaaagaaaatataattatcgATTGCTggtattaaaaagtttaatttatgctTCAACCTGTTACTTGTCTTAGAGACTTTACCAGCAAAAAATGTTGCTAGCTAACATAACTATCGCACACAACAAATTattcataatttatatttatggcaCGTTTCAGtttcaaaaatttcaataatttaaaaaatatttttgtcagATAACGTTTTAGGGATTGTGATTGAATATTCTCAAATGTATATCCCTGTTTTTAGGAATGGGTTTCTTAAATCAGTCTTCCTGTTTCTCTGTTTATATCGTATCGaagctaaaaaaatacataaatataaactaaatCAGAGATGGGCTTAATTTGCCTTTGTACCTGTGTTCATTTTTAgctatacaataaaataaaatttcaaagcGGTCTTTTAGGGACTTTATGACACTAGCCTtaagtaaatacattttgaagaTTGGTTTATTctgccattaaaaaaataatttatatatatagttgcAAAGATTCTTAAGCGAAAAAGGGATTGTCATAACCCAACGGAAATCACAAGTTAGAGGCGTTATTTCCAAAATGAATTCTTATAATGTTGTTGAGTGTCAGTAACaagatttataatttataagttattgTTTAGAACTGGTTATAGCTGCGTATATAGTGAGTGGTTACCCCTTCGATCAGGCTGAGTGACCAAGAGATTTTAAGACTTGTCgatctctttttttctttgttatgATTCAAATCATAAATCTCActactaaaataaaacaatcttTGGTTTACAAAAGATATACAtagaaaaatacattaataaaaaaaaatacattaatacattaacaaatctattttaattgtttccgGTATACCCCACTTTTACTCTCATTATCGACCGCAACAGTTTGCCAGACAACTAtgaaaataattcaattaaaaaatgacaACCGCAAAAATTAGTAAACCACAAAATCTGCCAGGCCACGgcgaaaaaatgtaataaagtACCTCAgatgaaaacaaacaaaatgagtGGATAAATCAGTAAAGGAACCATAACtagtataaattaatttatgtaatttaagTGTCAGGCCATTTATACTGTTTTgtgcaaaaaccaaaaattagaCTTTACATTGGGAATTGTGAGCGGCATGTGTACGTTCGTTGGTTCAATTTAAACGTCCGGGGGCCCTGTCACTCGTTGGGTCTTTACCTGCCTATTTCCCAGTTGGATGCAGAGCCCCACCCCCTCCCGTTTCCCGCCCCTTTCCTCCCCCCTTCCGTGGCCTTTCCACTAGCCTGTCTATGAGTCGCAGTCGACGGCAGTTTCCGTCGTCAATTTATAAACGCGTTCAGCTTAAATTGCAACAAATAGTCGCTTATTGAAACTTAAATTGTACCGACACAGAAAGTGAACGACCATTTGTGCAACAGAGAGGGGCATACTGGGCCAGAAAGAGACTGGATGACAGAGCCATGGTTTTGGGCCTCGTGTCAACAAGTTTTTCTCTCCCTCTcgcttttggccattttttaTGTACTTTTTGGCTGTTGTTTTGTGTCAGTTGTTGACGTTGTTCGGTTGTTGTGTGGTCGTGGCTTGATTTGTTTAAAGGTTTCTGGTTCTGGGCTTCGGTCATGGGAACGACGTTTGCCAATGGTTTGATGTGTTTTTCGGATAATGTCTAAGAGAAGAGGGAgatcaaaaaaattgttttaggtATTCTTTTGCTATAATCAAAAGgagttggaaaaaaaatgtcttgTTTTCGAttactttgaaataaataaacaaataaataagaagtgcaatttatacatatatttgcGCTCAgagtaaaaattatatttaaaatataaataatttatttaacattttaggAAATCCATTAAAATAGCGTTTCTTGGtcagatatataaaaaaacacctttcaaatcaattgaaaatttgttcTAAATAGTTTActatcatttatttatttttttttatttatgttcggGCCTCCTGATTAAATTTCGATGTACATTTATTACTCAATATATCtactttcatttatttaatgtttcttataattttattgccaAATAAATTACAGCAATCTTTCTCTAAAGAATTTCTCAATTGTCCCCTGTCATTAACCAAAACTCCTGACACTGGCAATTAACTCTGGCTGCCATTTCTTCAGCTATTTCTCCCAATCAAAAGCTAATATGGGGCCCGCACATTCTGGCCGTAAGCCAACCGAAATCAAACCAAGCCAAACTCGTTTATGGCCAGCTTTGAACGCTGGAATCCaggtaaaaaatttaattgcacgCCACAACAGTTTTCTGGCTGATTTCATCCTTTAATTTCAATTCCACACAGGTAAATCGGAGAGGTTTTTTGCTGACAAGGAGAGGTCGGCGGTAGAAAGCCGCAACAGGCAGAGCAAATTTTGTCGACAGCCGGCCGCTGCAATATAATTTCTTTCGATTAATCCAATCGATTTCTattcaataaatcaaaatatgaaTTCGTTACGGCTCCGACCCCTCGACTAGCCTAGACACCGCCTGTAAATGTGTGTATGTGCCTCCGTGTTCGTTTGAGGCACGTAACAAATCGTtgggttaattaaaaaaacataaatcgtTTTATTCTTTATCCACACTCTCTGATGCTATATAACCGTGGCAGGTATTTGACGGCCCTTTCATCAACTGAAATCAGCTGAAATTCCCCGCCAAACGAAATTTGTGAAATAAATCACACACTTTTcgccaaaaaataatttcacttTAGACACTTTTTCCCACTGCCAggcttataatttattttagcaGCCCTCTgctatgataattttaatgaacatCGCTTAGCCCGACCATTTTTGGCCATTAAGACATTTTGATGACTTTTAGCCTCTGGAAACTTGATCTGTCCAACACACACTTACAAATTCGTATTTGCCAGCCTCCGCTGAaccaatcaaaacaaattaacagaGCTTAGCAATAAATATTCATGACAAAATTCCGTCAATTTAAATGGTTATCCAGATCCAAACCCACTCAGCTGCAGGGTCCGTAAAATTCGTTTAATTAACAGATCAGAAATTTGCgaatttcatttgcatttcaattaaagcGGAACGAGTGGAATGAAATGGCCTCCTAAGAGCGTGTGGGAACCATATCAATTGAGATGGAAATCAGCCCAAGgttttgaaattgatttgaaatCGAAGCAGGAAATCGAATTTATCTAAATAATGTTTTGATCTAACTATGCATTTGCGAATCGATAGGAAtagttaattgaatttttgagCATATTTAAGTGATAAAGTCGAGAAAACTTTTTGTGGGTCTAAAAGTTGTATActgatatttttaattgtttaaaaggAGTTCAATTAAAGTTGAAAATGTTGCTACCATAAATAAAGTACCATCTGACTGGAAACTTTAAAAAGTTGGCTTTCaagtttttttaacttttctgaAAATTACAAGACTTTTTTAAACctaaaaatttaatggaaACATATGTGTAATAAGATATCACTTATGATGTACTCAACTAACAAACTAAGACTTATTTTTGTGCAGAGTTTGCcagcaaataattaaatttattattcgaTAACCAGCCGCTAAAATCCGTGTTAA
This genomic window from Drosophila gunungcola strain Sukarami chromosome 3R, Dgunungcola_SK_2, whole genome shotgun sequence contains:
- the LOC128260163 gene encoding uncharacterized protein LOC128260163 isoform X1, translated to MFRQGKHKLSSGSVSSKNPDESVSSKDRSNKVTKDKFEEDQPRKFCRRRCFVESSGHVEYRNGRNAKEKVFKTSFNHKEQSYQSKTEDFSDEKVEDVPQDVEYISSEQDEMHSGSHISHQSTDCSKSFSQIYSEIFEESKERQEKAERACRAYNINKSKLRRTLEVCGSGGPGSGNYESSWESEYSSKLTKSSQEYDNLSVQGQLQSINGSQEKDSLIHEKKISKNHRLKRSKIPVNKPEHKHRWSSHRNQESKKLCSHRPESMCSADSSFVSKHECSGFSFSSVCSRSRKYHSEDYSAVVTDGSDYPADGRGDSSTGIPTTATSQSRSQRDYLSSGSTRHRLHHHNRRQRSVPKTYQDRGNSPINIKTRRKTHDYHELCSEIGTEKVRKGLLGRSSASVGVQYPSEDEIEDQNSEQCLPIEFDSHEDCLLSAKEMKVMSTINSGKKPFQDIEISNIDHRSVTTEEDLDMYDDELTDNVDLELYDKEEAYNDEYSHDTEINDEKKDLSDEYDQFGQKPDDEVEYIKSDQELSTEYEQDLSLGQQEIFDKESEQSKKSAEVKPKSPLSLKIYNADEALMEIPEDFEGSAVVLDDDADFLDITLTDDEEQIRAKLMAAALTTRRSGCSISASSGLKSRRSTESRSSILSYKPSVIFTRRSEVIEDENVPRRNNRVALLAEQVLRSVSKSHTEEPEWQPLMEQVSDPELNKQPLAERELFKKFTSDLTDSGTPLCVDRQLLSKEFNKKLQRQLKSIVETFQ
- the LOC128260163 gene encoding uncharacterized protein LOC128260163 isoform X2, with product MGKHKLSSGSVSSKNPDESVSSKDRSNKVTKDKFEEDQPRKFCRRRCFVESSGHVEYRNGRNAKEKVFKTSFNHKEQSYQSKTEDFSDEKVEDVPQDVEYISSEQDEMHSGSHISHQSTDCSKSFSQIYSEIFEESKERQEKAERACRAYNINKSKLRRTLEVCGSGGPGSGNYESSWESEYSSKLTKSSQEYDNLSVQGQLQSINGSQEKDSLIHEKKISKNHRLKRSKIPVNKPEHKHRWSSHRNQESKKLCSHRPESMCSADSSFVSKHECSGFSFSSVCSRSRKYHSEDYSAVVTDGSDYPADGRGDSSTGIPTTATSQSRSQRDYLSSGSTRHRLHHHNRRQRSVPKTYQDRGNSPINIKTRRKTHDYHELCSEIGTEKVRKGLLGRSSASVGVQYPSEDEIEDQNSEQCLPIEFDSHEDCLLSAKEMKVMSTINSGKKPFQDIEISNIDHRSVTTEEDLDMYDDELTDNVDLELYDKEEAYNDEYSHDTEINDEKKDLSDEYDQFGQKPDDEVEYIKSDQELSTEYEQDLSLGQQEIFDKESEQSKKSAEVKPKSPLSLKIYNADEALMEIPEDFEGSAVVLDDDADFLDITLTDDEEQIRAKLMAAALTTRRSGCSISASSGLKSRRSTESRSSILSYKPSVIFTRRSEVIEDENVPRRNNRVALLAEQVLRSVSKSHTEEPEWQPLMEQVSDPELNKQPLAERELFKKFTSDLTDSGTPLCVDRQLLSKEFNKKLQRQLKSIVETFQ
- the LOC128260163 gene encoding uncharacterized protein LOC128260163 isoform X3; this encodes MFRQGKHKLSSGSVSSKNPDESVSSKDRSNKVTKDKFEEDQPRKFCRRRCFVESSGHVEYRNGRNAKEKVFKTSFNHKEQSYQSKTEDFSDEKVEDVPQDVEYISSEQDEMHSGSHISHQSTDCSKSFSQIYSEIFEESKERQEKAERACRAYNINKSKLRRTLEVCGSGGPGSGNYESSWESEYSSKLTKSSQEYDNLSVQGQLQSINGSQEKDSLIHEKKISKNHRLKRSKIPVNKPEHKHRWSSHRNQESKKLCSHRPESMCSADSSFVSKHECSGFSFSSVCSRSRKYHSEDYSAVVTDGSDYPADGRGDSSTGIPTTATSQSRSQRDYLSSGSTRHRLHHHNRRQRSVPKTYQDRGNSPINIKTRRKTHDYHELCSEIGTEKVRKGLLGRSSASVGVQYPSEDEIEDQNSEQCLPIEFDSHEDCLLSAKEMKVMSTINSGKKPFQDIEISNIDHRSVTTEEDLDMYDDELTDNVDLELYDKEEAYNDEYSHDTEINDEKKDLSDEYDQFGQKPDDEVANKKSSIKSQSSPRKVLKLSPKAP